CATCGACGGCGAGCAGATGCTCATCGAAAGCGGCGGCGGCACCGCCAATCTCACCGTGCAGCGGGGCGTGGCCAACACCGCTCCGGCCGCGCACGACGCCGGAACGACCGTCTATTCCGGCTACGACTACACCGGGCTGGTGCTCGATCCCATTGATGAGACCGGCACCGACGAATCGGTCTGGTACCGCCTGGCCCTGACCCAGGCCGGACTCGACACCGCCACCCAGGGCGCACCGCTGAATCTCGGCGACAAGGCCTTCCAGCAGACGCTGTCTTTCTGGCGGCGCTGCACCGTGCTCCCGGGCACCCCGGTGCAAAACAAACTCGACATCAAGCTGCGCCTGACCGGCACGGAAAACCCGATTCTCTAAGGAGGCCGCCATGGCATACCACAGCATTCAAGGACTCGCCCACGGTCGGCTCGACCTGCTCAATCAACTGCGGACCTTCCTGGTGACCACCACCGGCTGGACCCTGCACGACGACCAGTCGGCCGACTCGCAGCCGTATTTCGTCTTTAAGTCGCAAGGGGAATCCGGGGCCGAGGACGTCTATCTACAGTTCCGTATCAGCACCACCTCCGGGCGGATTCACGTCGCTGCATTCCAGTATTGGATTGCTGCCACCCACACCGGCGTCAACGAGGCTTCGCACACCAGTTACACCTACCTGCGGGTGGAGGACAGCGCCGACTTCATCTTCTGGCTGTTCGCCGATCTGGATCACGTCTTCGTGGTCACCAAGCTCGTCTCCACCTACTACGGCCATTACAGCGGATTGCTGAAACGGTTCTGGTCTGGGGCCGTCGCGCTCACGCAGGCGGCGGTCACCGCCGGAAGCGGCGTGGTGATTCAGGTCAACGACGCCACCGTGGTCACGCCCGGACAGGACTATGTGATCAAGGACGACGCGGGCATCGAACGCGTGCGGGTGAGCGCCATCGACACCGCTGCCACGCCGAACACCATCACCGTCGAGACTCTCGTTCGGGATTACGCCTCGGGAGCCAAGATCGGCGAGGACCCGCAGCCGGTCATCAACAGCTACTACAACGCGCCGGGCACATTTTACGCCGTGAACAAGTTCGACGGCTGGACCTCCGCGTCCGGCCAGCAGGGCCGCTGCGGCGCGGCCCACGGCGGTCTCCAGGGCGAAACCGATCCGGAAATGCGCTACGGCACCACCATCCTTTTTCCCTGGCTCGCCTCGATGTCCGGCTCCGCCGCCTACCAGGAACTGCGCGGCGAACTCATCGAGATCTTCGCCGTGGGCGGCGGCAACGTCGCCTCTGAAGACACCATCCAGATCGGAACGGACAGCTACCGCGTGTTCAACCTGACCACCGGCGGCTGGTGCGCGGTGAAGGAGTAACGCCATGGCAACGCATAGCGGAAAGCTCAAATTCGTCACCACGATCACCGGCCAGCGACGCCCGGAAACGCTCCTGTCCATGAACCGGGGCCAGGCGCTCAAGCTCAGCGGGAGGATTCGCCGTGGCCGTGCATAAGGGACAACTGGCATCCATTACCACCCGCCGAGGCATCCGGCGGCCGGATCTGCTCGCCATCGGCGCGGCGCAACCCGGAGCGCTCTTCGAGCTGTTTTCCGGGGCACCGGCCAGGCGCACGGTGATGATCCGGGCCGACAGCGCAGTACGGGTCGCCCATCGGCTCGAACGTCGGTCCGACCTCGCGCTTCGCGTGAACAACCGCCTGAACCGGAACACCGACCTGTGGCTCGTCGTCCATGGCCGTCTGGGCGTCGATGCCGACGCGGCGGTGCGGGTGACGCGCCCCTGGCTGCGGAGCATCGACACCAGCGTCCGGACGTCCGGCGCACACATCAGTCTATCCGACACCGTTCAGCGCATCGCGATCCCGGCCGGGATGCTGGCCGACACGCGCCAGATCCTGTTCGCGGTGCTCATCGATCAAGACCACGAAATTCAGACCTAAAGGAGAACAGCAATGGCACTGGGACTCATCGTCAAAACCGGCCGGATACTGACGGCCAAACTCCTCCTCGGCCAGGCCGTGGACGGCATCACCCACTGCGCCATCGGCGACGGGGATGCCAGCTTCAGCGACCCGCAGAATCCGCCCGCGCCGGACATCGGCCAGACCGGGCTCAGAAACGAACGCGCCCGCAAGTGCTACTACAAGCGGACCTTCCTCAAGGAGGACGCCGAAGGGGCGCTGCTGGTCAACGGCGTGCGCTATCTCGAAACCGGCGAGGAGACCAACACCATCGGCATCTTCTTTCGCTTCGACGAGGCAGAGGCCAACGGCATCACCATCCGCGAATACGGCTTCTTCGGCGGCGACGTGCAGTACGTGCAAAGCGTCACCGGGGATCTCGCCATGGGCGGCGTGTTCCATCAGGACACCAATCCGACCGGCGAGGTGCTGCGCCCGGGCTACCTGTACGAGGTGAAAAACATTCCCGACTTCAACAAGATTTCCGACACCCGCGTGGAGCTGGTCGGGATCATCAAGATCTAACTGGAGGATTCAAACATGAGCATCTCACGCGAGACATTCGACCCGACCAAGAACTACAAGCGCATCCGCTACCATCAGGATCGCGACCTGCTGGATTCCGAACTCAACGAGCAGCAGGACATCATCAACCTGGAGCGGCGCAAGATCGCCGACATCCTGTTCAAGGAAGGCTCCATCATCATGGGCCTCGAGGTCAGCGCGGCCGCCAACGTCCTGACCCTGGCTCCGGGCGTGGTCTACATCGACGGTCATCTGGAACAGGTGAGCGGCGCGACCCTGACCTATGATCCGGCCACCACCAGCGGGGCCGACTACGTCTATGTGGAGCTGCTGAAGTACAACTATGGCTACACCCAGGACCCGGCCCTGATCAATCCGGCCACCGGCGAGCCCACCGCCGAGCGGGAAAAATGGGCGCTCTCCCTCAAGGCGACGGATACCAGCGGCCAGACGCTGCCCAACAACGTGACCGAGCGCCGGGTGATCCCGATCTACAAGTTCGACCGCGAGAGCGGCGACGTCACGCCCACTGTGCAGGAGAAATCAAACCTCTACCTGCGGGATCTGCTGGGCACGCTGCCGGGCAGCCGGATCACCGTCTCCTCGATCACCGAGGACCAGCTCTCCTTCGCCGCCGCCGAGGGGCTCAATTCCCTGATTCAGAATCTGGCCGAGCGCACCTTCGATCAGGCCGGAAGCTATTTGGTGCGGGGCTTCGACACCTTCATCGGCGGCGTCGACGACGACAGCGTGGAGGCGATCACCAACGCCGGACGCGCCTACATCCAGGGCTTCCGGCATCAGCGCGATCTGCCCACCTCGACCCTGGTGCCCAAATCCATCGCCACCAAGTCGGTGCGCGGCGAGCAGAAGACCTTCGACATCAACAAGCGTCGCTATCCGGTCAACTCCACGCCGCTCAAGGAGACGACCCAGGTGGAGGCCATCGTCGAGATCACCCGCAACGTCACTCGCGGCTCGGTGGGCGGCGGCGAAGACCTGCTCGATCCCAATCCTGTGGTGGACATCCTCGAGGTCAGCCAGGGGGCGACCATCTTCCAGGAGGGCGTGGACTGGCAGCAGTCGGGCAACCATGTCGACTGGCTCGGCTCCGGCAACGAACCGGCCATCGGCACCACCTACACGGTGCGCTGGACCTACACCAAGCAGATGGTCAAGGGCACCGACTACGTGGACAGCGGCTGGTTCGGACAGGCCAACCATCCGGCGGCCGGAAACTATTTCTATCTGGTGACCGCCTACAACGCCACCGGCGAGACGGCCTTCAACGCCGCTGCGGTCGTTGCCCGGGCCACCACCGCCGGGGAGATGAACAAGCTCTCCTGGCTACCGGTCAGCGGCGCGACCGGCTATCGCGTCTACCGGGCCGCCACCAACGGCGCACGCACCGACTACAAGCGACTGATGGAACTGGGCAGCGAGGCGCTCTCCTATGTCGACGACGGCGTCGAGGAGATCGGCACCGCTTCGCCTCCGGCCACCAACACGGCCGGACTCACCATGTCGCCAGTGCAGCTCGAGCTGGGCAACCTCAACGTGATCAACTTCGGACGCGGCAACCTCGGCGATCAGCCGGTGAACGGCTCCAACTGCAGCCTGGACTACGACTATTACCTCGGTCGACGCGACATCGTTTACGCCACCACCACCGAGATCAAGCGGCTGGAAGGGGCTCCGGCCGATTTCCCGAAGCTGCCCATCGTGCCGGAAAACGCCCTGGGGCTGTGCAGCATCGACTGCCCGCCCAACTCCACCGACATGGAGATCCGCAACTTCGGCCTGACCCGCATCACCATGGACCAGATCCACGACATCATCCAAGACGTCGAGGACCTGAAGTACAACGACGCCCAGTACCAGATGAACAACGAGCTGCAGAACCGGGACGCCCAGACCAAGAAAGGCATCTACTCGGACGACTTCTCGAACACCGCCCAGTCAGACATCTACCACGCCGAATGGGACGCCCGAGTCAACGAGATCGCCCGTTTCGTCGCGCCGGACCGCATTCCTCACTCCACGGTGCTCTCGGTCGATCAGGCGGGCAGCAATGCCAGCTTCTTCGGCAGCCTGGCGCTACTGCCGGGCAACGAGACCGTGCTGGTGGAACAGAACGACTGGTCCGAGGAGCGGAACATCAACCCCTACGCCGTGTTCGACAAGCCCCCGGCCATGCTGCAGATCACGCCCAACCTCGGGCGGCGCGGCCAAACCGGGATCGCCGTCACCGGCATCAACTTCACCCCGAGCAAATCCGGCATCGTGCTGCGCTGCGACGGCCAGGTGATGGCCAGCAACCTGATCAGCGACGAGGCCGGTCGGGTCAGCGCCTCCTTCACCATTCCGACCAACGCCCGCAACGGCAACCGGATCGTGGAGATGGCCGACGGCGTCTACTCGGCCCGGGCCAGCCTGCAGATCAACGATCCGCTGGTCATCACCCGTATCGAGCGCATCATCGAGAACCGCATCATCCGCGTGCCCGTGGTGCAGGTGGTCTGGCGCACCCAGACCATCTTCGTGCCCCGCGATCCGCTGGCCCAGACTTTCAGCTTCACCCAAAACCAGGTGATTTCCAGCATCGGACTGCAGTTCACCGCCAGGGACCCGAGCATTCCGGTCACGGTGCAGATTCGCGGCGTCACCACCGGTCTGCCCAACGGCGTGGTGTTCGCCGAGAAAGTGCTGGCCCCGAACGAGATCAGCCTGAGCGGCGAGACCCGCATTCGCTTCGACGACCCGTTCTACGCCGAGGCCAACACCAGCTATTCCGTGGTGCTGCTGACCAACAGCACCAATTACAAGGTGCGCACCGCCACCCTGGGCAAGATGGGCCGCTGGGGCATCATCACCCGGCAGACCTATATGGAAGGCGTGCTGCTGGAGAGCTCCAACGCCGAGACCTGGACGCCGCTCAACGGCTCCGACCTGGCGATGAAGATCTACGGCTACAACTTCCAGTCCGAGGGGATGATTCGCTTTCAGCCGATCACCGGCGTGCAGTTCTCCGACATCAACCTCGACGAATACTCGGCCATCCCCCAGGGTACCGGTCTCGACTGGGAATACTCCACCGACGGCGGCGTGACCTGGGACGCCATGGTTCCGGCCGAGGAGGAACGGCTGCCCAACCTCGCCACCCGGGTCCAGATCCGCGTACGCCTGAGCAGCTCGCTCTCCAACGACACCCCGGCCATCAACTTCCGCGACGTCAACCTGGTGGGCTACCTCAACAAGACCACCGGGGCCTATCTGACCCGCGAGAACGAGCTGACCCAGGGGGTGGAATCGACCAAGGCCTATGTGCAGATGCAGATCCCCAGCGGCACCACCCTGCAATGGTTCGCCAGCAACGACGGCGGCCTGACCTGGGAGGCGATGACCGTCCAGGACACCCGGCCCATCGACGAGAACTGGACCGAGTACACCCTGGTGCGAACCTTCACCGACAACACCGGCAACAAGGTCCGTTACAAGGCCGAGATGACCGGCACGCCGCTGATCTACCCGCGCATCCATTCGCTGGGCGCAACCCTGAGCTAAGGAGGCACGGCCATGATCGTTCGACGCAAAGGCGGCCTGACCGAGTTCATCCCCACGCCGCAAGAGAAGCGCGACGGCTTGATCCGCGACCACGTCCTGGGCCTGCTGGAGAATCTGCACCAGCGCCTGGCGCGGCTGGAGCGGGCGTCAAAGCTCCCGGCCGACGAAGCGGAGGCCTTCACGGCGTGGCTTTCGCGGATGCGGGCCGACGAGTCGCGCAACCTCGAGCTGCACGCCAGCCTGATCACCTCTGATACCGCCTCCGGCTGACCCGCTCGCTGCCACCGCCAATCCAGAAACCCCGGATACGGCCAGCCCGTTCCGGGGTTTCTTCCGTCTGTGCGCCGCCCAATCCGGCCAAGTTCGCAAGTCATTGAAAATAAACGTGTTAAATGTCGGCTTCGGCTGTTCTTCTACTTGATTTGTGTCCGGAAAGAAGCATTCATTCATGGTGTAAGCAGAGGCTAAAAAGCCTTGCCAGACAACGACTTAGAAGCGCCATGAACGACGGAGGCACGCATGAACCTGAAAGAGATCCACTACGGGATCGAGATCGAGACCGTAAAACGCACCCGGGAGCAGATCGCCTGGGCCATCCACTCGGTGGTGGGCGGCACGGTCCGCCATGTCGGCATCCCCAGCAGCTATGACCCCTGGGAGGTCGAGGACCTGCGCGGCCGCGTCTGGAAAGTGGTGGGGGATGCCTCCCTGACCAGCGTCCCGGCCCACCTGCGGGCCGAGGTGGTCAGCCCGGTGCTCGGCTACGACGACATCCCGCAACTGCAGGAGGCGGTCCGGGCCATCCGCCGCGCCGGGGGCAAGATCAACAGCCAGTGCGGCATCCACATCCATATCGACGCCGCGCCCTTCGACGGCAGGCACCTGGGGAACCTGGCCAAGATCATCTACAAGCAAGAGCCGCTGATTCTCCACGCCCTCGGCATCAGCCGCGACCGGCTCAACCGCTACACCCGGCCGGTGAGCGACGAGCTGATCCAGCGCATCGAACAGCATCGCCCCCGCACCAAGGACCAGCTCAACCGCATCTGGTACGGCTACCACAACCGCCAGCCCCAGCACTACGACAACAGCCGCTATCACGGGGTCAACCTGCACAACGTCTGGTACCGGGGCACGGTGGAGTTCCGCTGGTTCGAGGCGACCCTCCATGCGGGACGGATCAAAGCCTACCTGCAATTCTGCCTCGCCGTCGCCGCCAAGGCGCTCAACGGTCGGGCAGCCTCCAGCCGCAAGCGGGATTTCGATCCCCAGAGCGCCAAGTACGACTTCCGGGTCTTCCTGCTCCACCTCGGCCCAATTGATTTGGGATTGGCGATTTGGGATTGCGGATTGTGAAAACCAATCAGGACATCAAAAACAGGACTGTGCCTAATCCACATTCCGAAATCCGCATTCAGCAATCGTAGCCCGGCCTCACTGTTTAAGGAGGTGCCCCATGAAGATTCTGATCCGCTCCACCCGGCTTTCCGGCGAACCGATCCCCGGCAGCGGGGAAACCCTGCAAGCCGCCGACTGCCTCGAAGTTGTCGAGCTGATGCGCGGCCAGACGCCGTTTACCGCCAGCCGAGCACCCCGGGACTACATGACCGAGGTGCTCTCAGGCATCGAAGGCGGGCCGACCCAGCCTTTGCCGGAGGACGCCGCCGCTGCGGCCGCCGAGTTTCTCACCCGTCTGGCGCGGCACGGCCTGATCGAGTTCCTGCCTGACGACAAGGCCAGCGATCCCTGGCCGGAACGCTTCCTCGAAGCCCTGGAGACGGTGCGGCTCTCCGGGCGCACCAACATGCTCGATCACCCGGAGGTGACCCGGCTGATCGCCGAGATGGGCTACCCGGAGGTGGCCGAGTGGCTGGCTGACCACCGGCGCGAATACGCGGCCTTCGTCCTCGAGGGGACGAGACCGCTCGGCAAGAACTTCGGCGGCAAGGAGGACCCGGCTCCATGTGCGGACAAGTAGGCATCATCTTCGGCCGCAAGCGCAGGAGGCCCGACGAGCGGGATTACCTGTGCGAGCTCTTCATCCGCATGCTGCTGCACAGCGAAGAGCGTGGCCCGCACGCCTCCGGTCTGGCCTGGCTCAAGACCGACGGCAGCCACCGGATCTTCAAGCGGCCGATGCGGGCGCACGAGCTGGTGTACGAGAAGCCGTTTCAGGAGCTGCTCGGGCAGGTCGACAACGAGACCACCATCCTCATGGGGCATACCCGCTGGCGCACCCGGGGCAACGAGTTCAACAACCGCAACAACCATCCCATTCGGGCCGGGATCGTCATCGGTACTCACAACGGCACCATCTACAACGCCGATTATCTGTTCCGCCGTCTCGGGCTGCCGCGCTATGCCGAGGTGGACAGCGAGCTGATCTTCCGCCTGGCCGACCGCTTCGCGCCTGAAGGCCCCATCGACCAGGAGGGCCTGAAGAAGGCGCTTGCCCTCTGTCGCGGCCAGATGAGTGCCGTGCTGGCCTCGCGGCTCGACCCCGGCACCATCACCGTGCTCAAGGGCAACAAGCCACTCTGCCTGCGCATCCACCGCCAGCACCGGGTGGTGCTCTACGCCTCGGAGCCAGCCTTCATCGACTTTGCCGTGGACTTTGATCCGGGCTGGCGCGAGCTGGAGGTGCCGCCCATGACCATGCTCACCATCCGCCACAAGGATGTGCGGGCCATCGAAAACAGCGAATTCCGCTTCATACCCCAGGAGCGCAAAGGGACGAGCTGATTGATGATCTCGGATTGCGGACTGCGGATTACTTGCGGGAGCGGGCGGTTTTTATGGAGGCGACGACCATGGAAAGGATTTCATTTGCTTCGTTTTTCAGATCGGTCAAGCGCTTCTCGTTCATTAAACCGGCTTCGGCGATCAGCTCCATCCAGTAGATGGATTCATCGCATTCTTCCTCGACGATGGCCATCTTAGCGATGAAGTCGGCAGGGGATTTGGCGCGGCAGGAGGCCCGATAGTTCGCGCCAACCGAGGTGCCACAGCGGAGCAACTGGTTTCCAATAACTTTCGCGGTCTGGTTTTTCGGCAACGCTTCCACCAACCGGATCACCCTGATCGCGAAAGTTTTGGTTCTGTTTTTGAACTCATCAGCATTCATGGAGGCAACATATGACATTTTCATTCAATCCTCAATCCGAAATCCCCAATCCGCAATTGTTTCGGCTCTTCGTCTACGGCACCCTGAAACGGGGCTATTGGAACCATCAGCGCTTCTGCGCCCAGGCCCGCAGCATCGAACAGGCCGTGGTCTGGGGCAGGCTCTACCATCTCCACGCCGGGTTCCCGGCCATCGAGGTGCCGGAAGGCCTGATCCTGGCCCGGGGCAGTGTTGATCCATTGGCCGACGCCCGCAGACAGCAGGAGATCGGCACGCCGTGCTTCGGACGCCCGACCGGCGACTGGAATCTGATCCACGGAGAGCTGGTGACCTTCACCGACCCGCAACGCGACCTGCCGCCCATCGACCGGCTGGAAGGCTTCCGGCCCGGCGGGCACAGCATGTACAAGCGGGTGATGGTGGCGGTGCTGTGCGGGCGCACCTCGATTCCCGCCTGGACCTATTGGATTCCATGCCCGCCTTACGCGGAAAGAGTCGCCAGTGGCCAGTGGTTACGCCCGTGAACCGATCTTTGCGGCCTTATCCGGATTATTGGTTTTCCGCTTGACACAAGGAGCCAACGCGCGCATTGGTTAGAATATAACGTCATAAAATGAACATGCCGTCACGTTTTTAAATGTTCTATGCTGCCAAGGAAACGGAGGTCAGGCAATGCAAGATGAGAAGCTCCCACGTCGGGAAAGAGAAAAACGCAGACATCGTCGGCAGATGCTTGCCGCTGCACTCGAGCTTTTCTCGAAGAAAGGATACCACAACGTCTCCATGCACGAGATCGCGGAAAGAGCCGAGTTTGCCATCGGTACGCTTTACAAGTTCTTCAAAAACAAAGAAGACCTCTATAAGTCCCTCATGATGGAAAAGGCAGCGGAATATCACCATACCCTGAGCGAAGTCCTTTCACGGGAAGGTGACGTCCTGACTATTCTCAAAGACTACATTTCCGCTAAAGCGGGTATCTTTGCTGATGACGTTGCCACGTTGCGGCTCTATTTTGCTGAAACTCGGGGTGCGAGTTTCAACATCAAGGCTGGCCTTGATCAGGACATTCGCAAGCTTTATGACGAATTGATAGAGCAACTGGCTTCGACACTGGAAAAAGGCATCCGCGAAAATGTGCTTCGGAATCTAACTCCCTACTATATGGCCGTGGCCTTAGAGGGGCTCACCAACGCTTTTCTCTTCTGCTGGTTCGAGGACCCGGAGCGACATTCATACGAGGCGAACATCCCGGTGATGAGGGACATGTTTCTCAAAGGAGTCTTGGCCGAATGAGGAAAACATTCAGGACGACCACTCGCATCATGGTTCTGCTTCTGGCGGAGGGCGGATTGTTGCTGATGGTGGGTTGTGCTTCTGTGCGCACTCCTGCACATCTACCGCACATCTATTCTGGCGCAATTGCCGAGGCATCACCGGAAATAGAAGGCAAGCGTCCCCCTTCTTCCGGTGAAGCGCTTCGCAAGCTCGAAAAGGATGGCAATATACACCTTTCGTTAAGCGATTGCCTGAAAATAGCGTTGCAACACAATTACGATATCCGCCTTACCCGGGAAGCCCTGACTCAAGCCGACACAAAGATAACTCAGGCCAGATCGGCTATGCTCCCATTTTTGGGGGCGGAGGCTTCCTATACACGACTGGACGAGGAGTTGAGTTTTAGCATGGGGCCGCAATCATTGACCTTCATGGATCGTGATCAATACAAGGCGGGGCTCGTCATCCGGCAGCCCATTTTCACGGGAGGGCGATTGAATGCGGCGCGCAAGGCATCCCAGTATTCACGAGACGCTCAAGTTCAAGGAAACAGGGCGCTCGAAGAGGAAGTCGTTTTCCAAGTTACACGCGCTTATCGGACCGCACAGTTGGCCGAAGCGTTTCAAGATGTTGCCGTCGAGGCTGTCGAGTTGCTCAAGGCGCATGAACATGACGTGGCAATCCTGGTGGAGAAAGGGGCGAATCCGGAAATCGATCTGCTTCGCACCCGAACGGAACTTGCCAATGCCCGCAAGGAGCTGAATGGCGCTGACAACGCCGTCGACCTGGCATATTCTGCACTCAAGAATTTGCTGAGCATGCCCCTTGAAGAATCAGTCCGTTTGACGGAAGCCTTGGTGCGGTCGCCCGGGCCGGAAGCGGATCTTTCCTCGTTGACCGAGTTGGCCCTTTCACAACGTCCCGAACTTTCCGCAATCGATTCCCAGGTGGCGGCCGCGGAACAGGCGCTCAAGGCAGCCCGGGGAGAATATTTGCCGACCATCGCCCTGGAAGGGCGCTACGAATACATGGAAGGCGATTTCCGGGACCTGGAAGGCGGTGACCACTGGACAATCGGAGTAGGGGCACAGCTTCCCCTCTGGAATTGGGGGGAGACTGCGGCCAAGGTCCGAGAGGCGAAATCCCAACTGGTTCAGGTGAGAATCCAGCGAGATAAAACGACAGATCGCATTCGTCTTGAGGTCCGCAAGGCTTTCCTGGACCTTGGGAAAGCAGAAAAGAATATCGAAGCGGCAGAGAGTGCACTGAATACAGCCAAAGAGGCTTACCGCCAGGCAAGGGCCAGATACCGGGCAGGAGAAGGCACAAATACCGACGTGCTGGACGTTCGTACGGCCTTAAGTCGAGCTGAAGCGAATCACGCACAGGCTCTTTTTGATTACAACGTTGCCCTTGCCGCCCTTCATCGAGCGGTGGGCGTAATGGTGATAGAGCCGCCTGATATCAAGGAAAAGGAGTCTGCCGAATGAGACGAAGAGGAGTCTATATATCCATTGCTATTGCGGCTGCTGTTATTGCGTTCTTGGCTGTCCAAGTTTCCAGGAAGCAATGGCAAAAAGATGAAGATCCGAACGCGGCGGGCAAGGCGTTGCCTGTCACAATCGCATCTGTTGTCCCGCACGAATTCGCTGATGAAATCAGCGCCGTCGGTACCCTGAAAGCCCGAGACACGAGTCCGCTAAGCCCCAAGGTGGCAGGAACGGTGAGCCAAGTGATGGTTGATATCGGGGATCGTGTCAAAGCCGGCGACGTCGTCATAAAACTGGATAAGACGAACTTTGATCTTGGTGTCAAACAGGCCCGGGCGGCGCTTGCCGCTGCGCAAGCAGCGGTCCCGCAGGCTGAAGCCCAGTTTGAACATGCCAGGAAAGAATACCGCCGCGCAATCGAACTGCTGAAGGAAAAAGTGATTCCGCAAAGTCGCTTTGATGCATCAGAAGCGGCCTTTAAAAGCGCCAAGGAAGCGGTGTTCTACGCCCGAGCACAGAGGGACCAGGCAAAGGCCGCCTTGGAGACAGCGCTGGAACATCTCAAGGATGCAGATATCCGATCGCCTATCGGCGGCACTGTCGTGGAGAGAAATGTGGAAATCGGTCAGGCGGTCGCTCCCGGCGGCCGACTTCTGCTAATCGTGGACCAAACATCTCTGAACCTGGATGTCGATTTGCCGGAAGCAGACATTGGCCGGATTGTCGTTGGAACTGTTGCGCTGATCACGACAGACGCCTTCCCGGGACATGAGTATTCAGGGAAAGTAACCGTTGTCAATCCATTGGTGGACCGAAAGACGCGTACTTTCCGCATGAGAATCGAGGTGCCGAATCCGTCCGGGAA
Above is a window of Oleidesulfovibrio alaskensis DSM 16109 DNA encoding:
- a CDS encoding TolC family protein; the protein is MRKTFRTTTRIMVLLLAEGGLLLMVGCASVRTPAHLPHIYSGAIAEASPEIEGKRPPSSGEALRKLEKDGNIHLSLSDCLKIALQHNYDIRLTREALTQADTKITQARSAMLPFLGAEASYTRLDEELSFSMGPQSLTFMDRDQYKAGLVIRQPIFTGGRLNAARKASQYSRDAQVQGNRALEEEVVFQVTRAYRTAQLAEAFQDVAVEAVELLKAHEHDVAILVEKGANPEIDLLRTRTELANARKELNGADNAVDLAYSALKNLLSMPLEESVRLTEALVRSPGPEADLSSLTELALSQRPELSAIDSQVAAAEQALKAARGEYLPTIALEGRYEYMEGDFRDLEGGDHWTIGVGAQLPLWNWGETAAKVREAKSQLVQVRIQRDKTTDRIRLEVRKAFLDLGKAEKNIEAAESALNTAKEAYRQARARYRAGEGTNTDVLDVRTALSRAEANHAQALFDYNVALAALHRAVGVMVIEPPDIKEKESAE
- a CDS encoding efflux RND transporter periplasmic adaptor subunit, producing MRRRGVYISIAIAAAVIAFLAVQVSRKQWQKDEDPNAAGKALPVTIASVVPHEFADEISAVGTLKARDTSPLSPKVAGTVSQVMVDIGDRVKAGDVVIKLDKTNFDLGVKQARAALAAAQAAVPQAEAQFEHARKEYRRAIELLKEKVIPQSRFDASEAAFKSAKEAVFYARAQRDQAKAALETALEHLKDADIRSPIGGTVVERNVEIGQAVAPGGRLLLIVDQTSLNLDVDLPEADIGRIVVGTVALITTDAFPGHEYSGKVTVVNPLVDRKTRTFRMRIEVPNPSGKLVDGMYARVKLSAEKRRSLAVPREALQRLPGSGTYYVFVVEGNKAHKRTVEIRAMDDQFAEVMGGLVENDKVVTSGAGRLQSGMEVSVQDILNKNGTDNSGGQLFKKNGGEHVGR